In Drosophila gunungcola strain Sukarami chromosome 2R unlocalized genomic scaffold, Dgunungcola_SK_2 000020F, whole genome shotgun sequence, a single window of DNA contains:
- the LOC128256514 gene encoding PRKR-interacting protein 1 homolog, translating into MSLIKNLIKEPETKPKKKKKDAGSGDSDSDGKDKPLRPFVKTATDLQRMKLEKLMKNPDKPVIIPEQRRERDYMSSVPTFVRNVMGSSAGAGSGEFHVYRHLRRKEYARQKNIQNQSSREAADEAFQQKLDDNRRAAEEKTAKKRAKRQKRKQRTKKPREEKQPEPKDASESSGSDSEGQGLNEDTDKRPENKPDEEQVVPSKDEDKEPLKAEETEEESNANSKESCTEGANTASKPLETETIDEASKDSANVHQETENPILDGQVQA; encoded by the exons ATGTCGCTTATAAAAAACTTGATAAAAGAGCCCGAAACAAAacccaagaaaaaaaagaaggatgCAGGATCTGGGGACAGTGATTCCGATGGCAAGGATAAACCCCTACGGCCATTTGTTAAAACCGCCACAGATCTCCAGCGGATGAAGCTGGAGAAACTCATGAAAAACCCG GATAAGCCCGTGATCATACCAGAGCAGCGTCGCGAACGGGACTACATGTCTTCGGTGCCCACTTTCGTCCGGAATGTTATGGGCAGCAGTGCAGGAGCAGGCTCCGGCGAGTTTCATGTGTATCGTCACCTTCGCCGAAAGGAATATGCCCGCCAGAAGAACATTCAGAATCAGAGTTCCCGTGAGGCTGCAGACGAGGCCTTCCAGCAGAAGTTGGACGACAACCGACGCGCGGCCGAGGAGAAAACAGCCAAGAAAAGGGCCAAGCGTCAAAAGAGGAAACAACGGACCAAGAAGCCCAGGGAAGAAAAGCAGCCGGAGCCAAAGGATGCATCTGAATCCAGTGGCAGCGATTCAGAGGGACAAGGATTAAATGAGGACACAGATAAGAGGCCGGAGAATAAACCCGATGAGGAGCAAGTTGTGCCCTCCAAGGATGAGGACAAGGAACCGCTTAAAGCAGAGGAAACAGAAGAAGAATCGAATGCTAATAGCAAGGAATCTTGTACAGAAGGTGCGAATACGGCCAGCAAGCCACTAGAAACTGAAACCATTGATGAAGCGTCTAAAGATTCCGCTAATGTGCACCAAGAAACAGAAAATCCCATATTGGATGGTCAAGTTCAGGCCTAA
- the LOC128256508 gene encoding lissencephaly-1 homolog: protein MKMVLSQRQREELNQAIADYLGSNGYADSLETFRKEADLSTEAEKKFGGLLEKKWTSVIRLQKKVMELEAKLTEAEKEVIEGAPTKNKRTPGEWIPRPPEKFSLTGHRASITRVIFHPIFGLMVSASEDATIKIWDFETGEYERSLKGHTDSVQDVAFDAQGKLLASCSADLSIKLWDFQQSYECVKTMHGHDHNVSSVAFVPAGDYVLSASRDRTVKMWEVATGYCVKTYTGHREWVRMVRVHIEGSIFATCSNDQTIRVWLTNSKDCKVELRDHEHTVECIAWAPEAAASAINEAAGVDNKKGHHQGPFLASGSRDKTIRIWDVSVGLCLLTLSGHDNWVRGLAFHPGGKYLVSASDDKTIRVWDLRNKRCMKTLYAHQHFCTSIDFHKAHPYVISGSVDQTVKVWECR from the exons ATGAAAATGGTGTTGTCGCAGCGGCAGCGCGAGGAGCT TAACCAAGCGATTGCCGATTATTTGGGCTCAAATGGCTACGCCGACTCATTGGAAACCTTTCGCAAGGAGGCCGATCTCAGCACAGAAGCAGAAAAGAAGTTTGGTGGACTGCTGGAGAAGAAGTGGACGTCCGTCATCCGGCTGCAGAAGAAAGTGATGGAACTAGAGGCTAAGCTGACCGAAGCTGAGAAGGAGGTCATCGAGGGTGCGCccacaaaaaacaaacggaCGCCCGGCGAGTGGATACCCCGGCCGCCAGAGAAATTCTCCCTGACTGGTCATCGGGCCAGCATAACGAGG GTAATATTTCATCCCATTTTTGGTCTAATGGTTTCCGCATCTGAGGATGCCACCATTAAGATTTGGGACTTTGAAACTGGCGAGTATGAGCGCAGTCTTAAGGGACACACAGACTCGGTGCAGGACGTGGCATTTGATGCCCAGGGCAAGCTATTGG CTTCCTGCAGCGCGGACTTGTCCATTAAATTGTGGGATTTCCAGCAGAGCTATGAGTGTGTCAAAACCATGCACGGTCACGATCACAATGTTTCGTCGGTGGCCTTTGTGCCTGCCGGAGACTACGTACTGTCCGCATCGCGAGACCGCACCGTCAAAATGTGGGAGGTGGCCACTGG TTATTGTGTGAAAACCTACACTGGCCACAGAGAGTGGGTGCGAATGGTGCGAGTGCACATCGAAGGCAGCATCTTTGCCACATGCTCAAATGATCAGACAATACGTGTTTGGTTGACGAATTCAAAAGACTGCAAG GTTGAATTACGCGATCATGAGCATACCGTGGAGTGCATTGCCTGGGCGCCGGAAGCCGCAGCCTCGGCGATAAACGAGGCAGCCGGAGTGGACAACAAGAAGGGCCACCACCAAGGCCCGTTCCTGGCCTCCGGCTCTCGCGACAAAACCATTCGCATTTGGGACGTGAGCGTCGGCCTGTGCCTGCTCACACTGAGTGGCCATGACAACTGGGTGCGTGGCCTGGCATTCCATCCGGGCGGCAAGTACCTGGTGTCGGCTAGCGATGACAAGACCATCAGGGTCTGGGATTTGCGCAACAAGCGATGCATGAAGACGCTATACGCGCATCAGCATTTCTGCACCTCCATAG ATTTTCACAAAGCGCATCCGTACGTTATTAGCGGTAGCGTAGATCAAACAGTTAAGGTCTGGGAGTGTCGTTAA